One Nicotiana tomentosiformis chromosome 4, ASM39032v3, whole genome shotgun sequence genomic window carries:
- the LOC138909905 gene encoding uncharacterized protein yields the protein MRTRTEDGYAASPWFPGVVQDLAGWIRQLAASPRGRGGPEADKDKKRRKASPPDTPRPKKSRAQKSKTDLAVLPADVVQTLRDKDEEGEDINCLLVAWKRDRIEASKAPEQATTLHREASSKYRAELAQYEANLKKVQQKAELVEQLREEAKMKEAETLGATSEAEALVASYRAIAEAANTRAKEISDAAEVRLSRVAEHAGRQSQRETLEEVHARGFDLTADIESAKILEDEAGALLSDDEDCASVSESGEDEAPEDAAPEAD from the exons atgaggacaaggaCTGAGGATGGATATGCCG ctTCCCCCTGGTTTCCTGGTGTAGTCCAGGACCTTGCAGGTTGGATTCGACAACTG GCTGCCTCCCCTCGGGGAAGAGGAGGTCCTGAAGCCGACAAAGATAAGAAAAGGAGAAAGGCCTCGCCACCAGATACCCCAAGGCCCAAGAAAAGCAGGGCACAAAAGTCGAAGACTGATCTCGCCGTTCTACCTGCCGATGTAGTCCAAACACTACGAGACAAAGATGAGGAGGGAGAAGATATCAACTGCCTGCTGGTGGCTTGGAAGAGGGATAGAATCGAAGCTTCGAAAGCTCCTGAGCAG GCTACAACGCTCCATCGAGAAGCGTCTTCCAAGTACCGAGCTGAGCTGGCTCAATATGAGGCTAATCTCAAAAAG GTTCAGCAAAAGGCCGAATTGGTTGAAcagcttcgtgaggaggccaagatgaaagaggcagagactttggg ggccacatccGAGGCAGAGGCACTCGTGGCCTCCTACCGAGCCATCGCTGAAGCCGCTAACACTCGGGCAAAGGAAATTTCCGATGCTGCTGAGGTTAGATTGTCCCGTGTTGCCGAGCACGCTGGGCGCCAGTCTCAaagagagactcttgaggaggtacatgctcgTGGCTTTGACCTCACGGCTGATATCGAGAGTGCGAAAATTTTGGAGGACGAGGCCGGAGCTTTGCTTTCCGATGATGAAGACTGTGCGAGTGTATCCGAGAGCGGAGAAGATGAAGCCCCCGAAGATGCAGCTCCCGAGGCGGACTAG